The genomic interval GCGCGGCGACCGCACGGCAGCTCGCCGCGGCCGGCTACCGCGTCGTCCTGACCGCCCGCCGCAAGGACCGCATCGAGGCGCTCGCGGAGGAGATCAACGCGGCGGGCCACCAGGCGACGGCCTACCAGCTGGACGTGACGGACCGCGCGGCGGTCGACGAGTTCGCCACCGCCTTCAAGACGGTCGGCGTCCTCGTGAACAACGCGGGCGGAGCCCTCGGCGCCGACCCGGTGGCCACCGGCGACCCGGCCGACTGGCGCACGATGTACGAGACGAACGTCATCGGCACCCTCAACCTCACCCAGGCCCTCCTCCCCAAGCTCGACGCGAGCGGCGACGGCACGGTCGTCGTGGTCTCCTCGACCGCCGGCCACGGCACCTACGAGGGCGGCGGCGGCTATGTCGCCGCCAAGCACGGCGCCCACGTCATCGCCGAGACCCTGCGCCTGGAGATCGTCGGCCGCCCGGTCCGCGTGATCGAGATCGCGCCCGGCATGGTCAAGACCGACGAGTTCGCCCTGACCCGCTTCGGCGGCGACCAGGAGAAGGCGGAGAGGGTCTACCAGGGTGTCGCCGAACCCCTGACGGCCGACGACGTGGCCGACACCATCACCTGGGCGGTGACCCGCCCCAGCCACGTCAACGTCGACCTCCTGGTCCTGCGCCCCCGCGCCCAGGCCTCCAACACCAAGGTCCACCGCGACCTGTGACCCGCGACGGGAAGGACCCCCACGACGAACGCCACATGTGGTGGTGGCTCGCCTACTTCCTCTTCGGCATCCACATCGTGGCGTTCGTCATGATCTACGCGGTGACCCACGCGCCGAAGTGAGCGCGGCTCAGCCCTTCACACAGACGACCTGCTTCAGCTTCGCCACGACCTCCACCAGGTCCCGCTGCTGGTCGATGACCTGGTCGATCGACTTGTAGGCACCCGGGATCTCGTCCACGACACCGGAGTCCTTACGACACTCCACGCCCCGCGTCTGCTCCTCCAGGTCCCGCGTCGAGAACCGCCGCTTGGCCGCGTTACGACTCATGCGCCGACCCGCGCCGTGCGAGGCCGAGTTGAAGGCCTTCTCGTTGCCGAGACCCTTCACGATGTACGACCCGGTCCCCATGGAGCCCGGGATGATGCCGTACTCGCCGGAACCGGCCCGGATCGCGCCCTTGCGGGTCACGAGCAGGTCCATCCCGTCGTAGCGCTCCTCGGCCACGTAGTTGTGGTGCGCGCTGATCTCCTGCTCGAAGGTCGGCTTCGCCTTCTTGAACTCCTTGCGGACCACGTCCTTGAGGAGCGCCATCATGATCGTGCGGTTGTACTTGGCGTACTCCTGCGCCCAGAACAGGTCGTTGCGGTACGCCGCCATCTGCGGGGTCTGCGCGATGAAGACGGCCAGGTCGCGGTCGACCAGCCCCTGGTTGTGCGGGAGCTTCTGGGCCACGCCGATGTGATGCTCGGCCAGCTCCTTGCCGATGTTCCGGGAACCGGAGTGCAGCATCAGCCAGACAGAACCGGTTGTATCCGTGCACACTTCGACAAAGTGATTTCCGGATCCAAGCGTTCCCATCTGCTTTCCAGCACGTTCGTGACGGAACTTCACCGCATCCGCCACCCCCTCGAACCGCCCCCAGAAGTCGTCCCACCCAGCAGTCGCCAGCCCATGGAACCGCCCCGGCTCGACGGGACTGTCATGCATCCCCCGCCCCACCGGAATCGCCTGCTCGATCTTCGACCGCAGCCGGGACAGGTCCCCCGGCAGGTCGTTCGCGGTGAGGGACGTCTTCACGGCCGACATCCCGCAGCCGATGTCCACCCCCACCGCCGCCGGGCACACCGCACCCTGCATCGCGATGACGGACCCGACCGTCGCGCCCTTGCCGTAGTGCACGTCCGGCATCACGGCGAGGCCCTTGATCCACGGCAGGGTCGCGACGTTGCGCAGCTGCTGCAGGGCCACGTCCTCGACGGTCGCCGGGTCGGTCCACATACGGATCGGGACCTTGGCGCCCGGCATCTCCACGTACGACATATCGTCCTCATTCCCCCGGAAAACATCAGAAGTCTCAAAGCGCAAAACCGGTGCCAAGGTCGACGTATGGGATGACGGACCGGCGTTCACGGCAGTGCGTGCGATACACATTGTCTGCTGGGGACGCCCCCGTGCGGCAAGCGAATAACCTGCGGGGACACTGAGATCCCCACGAGTCGGAGACATTCCGAGAGGAGCCCCACCGTGCAGCGGAAGGCCTACGTACCCGGCGTCGCCGCCCTCCTCGCGGCACTGCTGGCCGGCTGCACCGGCAGCTCCGGTGGCGACGGCACGACGGACGACGCCAACCCCGGCGTCGCCGGCACCGCCTCCGTCGCCGCCCAGCCCGGCAAGTACCGCACCCTCCCCGAGGCCTGCGGTGTGGTCGGGCAGAGCACCCTCGACACGCTCCTGCCCGGCATCCAGCAGATCGCCGACGCGGATCAGCGCGCCAGGGCCTACGAGGGCGACGCCACGCTCACCTACGACACCGACCGCAAGGTCGGCTGCCGTTGGAAGGTGGAGGCCACGGACGCCACCGAGTACCTCTCGATCGACTTCGAGCGCGTGGTGTCGTACGACAACGCGGTCAGCGACGACACTCAGGCGCAGCAACTCTTCGCGCAGGCCGTGGAGAAGGCCGATCTGCCGGCGGCGACGTCCAGCGCGACCTCGGACGTCGAGGGGAGCGGGACCGCCAGTGCAACGGCCTCCCCGTCGGCCACTCCGAGCGGTTCCGCGAGTCCGGGTGGTTCGGCCTCCGCCACTCCGTCCGATCTGCAGCCGCGCCTCTTGGACGATCTGGGCGACGAGGCGTTCCTGGACGACGTGGTGGGCAACTCCGGTTCGACGGCCCGGCAGCGCAAGGTGACTGTGGCGTTCCGCACGTCCAACGTGATCGTGACCATCGAGTACGAGGAGCAGCCGACGACGGTCGGCGTCACGCCGGACAGCAAGGAAATGCAGGACAACGCCCGGAAACTGGCCTCCCAGCTGGCCGGGTCGCTGTCCGGCTGAGCGCTCCGCACACACCCCTCACCCGTGCGCACAAGGCGTTCGAAGCTGGACCGCACGGCATCCTCACCGCGTACCGTGGCCCCTCGGACCCGATCCGACGGCAGGAACCACAAGCGTCATGAGTGAAGGAACCATGCAGCGACGAGCAGAGCGTGACCAGGGTGTTCTGGGGGCCCCTCCCACGTCTTTCGGGCAGTGGGGGAGAGCGAAGCGTCTTCACCGCGTCCTTGTCTGCGCGGCCGCAGTCCCGGTGATGCTGATCGCCGCCGGCTGCTCCTCCGACTCCGGCTCCGGCGACTCCGGCTCCGGCAGCGGTGGGGACAAGGCCGCGGGCGCCGGTGCGACGGTGTCGGCCTCCGCGAGTGCGGCGCCCACGGTGCAGGCGGCGGCGTACAAGTCGCTTCCCGAGTCGTGCGGGGTGCTGTCCTCGAAGACCCTGAAGTCGCTGGTGCCCAAGGCCTCGAAGTCCGGCAAGAAGGGCACGTCGGAGGCGGGTACGCGCGGCAGTTGCTCCTGGAGCAGCCTCGACAACAACGGCGTGAAGGGCTCTCAGTTCCGCTGGTTGAACGTCTCGCTGCTGCGCTTCGAGTCGGACAGCTCGCGCGGTACGGGCGAGGCGCAGGCGCAGAAGTACTACGAGCAGCAGATCCAGGACGCCCAGTCGGTGGCGGGTGCGAAGAACGCCAAGTCGCAGGCGGTTTCCGGGACGGGTGACGCGGCGACGCTGGTGCGTTACGACCTGAAGAAGAAGGAGGGTGCCTTCAAGCAGCAGACGGTCGTCACGCGCGTGGAGAACGTCGTCGTCACCGTCGACTACAACGGCGCGGGTCTGGCCGGCGACAAGGCGCCCAGCTCGGACACCCTCGCGAAGCTCGCGGAGCGGGCGGCCAAGGAGACGGTGACCGCGGTGTCGGCGGCGAACGGCGAGGGTGCGGCGAGCCCGGCCCCCTCGGACTCCGCGTCGGGGTCGAAGGCCCCGTCGAAGTCCGCGGCCCCGTCCAAGTCGGCCACGGAGTCGGCGTCGAAGTCGGCATCTCCGTCCAAGTCGGCCGCGAAGACGAGCTGAAGAAGTACTGACGGCCAGTACCGGCCATCCGTGCGCAGCACATATGTGCCACTCTGTTGCGCGCAACAACACGTACCGGGAGGGGAGTACGGGTGGCCGCGCCCATGCAGCTGACTCGAATGCACCGCGTGCTCATAGGCGTGGTCGTGTTCGGCGCCGTGATCATCGCCGGCATCGGCTTCGCGGGGTCCTACGCGGCCGTCCGTGAACTCGCTTTCCAAAAGGGCTTCGGGAACTTCAGTTATGTGCTCCCGATCGGCATCGACGCGGGCATCTGCGTCCTGCTCGCCCTTGACCTGCTTCTGACGTGGATCCGCATCCCGTTCCCGCTGCTGCGGCAGACGGCGTGGCTCCTGACGGTCGCCACGATCGCCTTCAACGGCGCGGCGGCCTGGCCGGATCCGCTGGGTGTGGGCATGCACGCGGTGATCCCGATCCTGTTCGTGGTGTCGGTGGAGGCGGCCCGGCACGCGATCGGCCGGATCGCGGACATCACGGCGGACAAGCACATGGAGGGGGTGCGCCTCACCCGCTGGCTCCTCTCCCCCATTCCGACGTTCCTTCTGTGGCGCCGCATGAAGCTGTGGGAGCTGCGCTCCTACGAGCAGGTCATCAAGCTCGAACAGGACCGGCTGGTCTACCAGGCCCGGCTCCACTCCCGCTTCGGCCGGGCCTGGCGCAGGAAGGCGCCGGTGGAGTCCCTGATGCCGCTCCGCCTGGCCCGGTACGGGGTTCCGCTGGCGGAAACGGCTCCGGCGGGGCTGGCGGCGGCGGGCATAGAACCGGTCCTGCTTCCGCCGGCACCCGAGATCACCGCCGGTGCGGCTGCTCCCGAACCGCAGAGGGCAACGCCCCAGGGCGGGCAGCGCCCCGAGTTGGACGGCGCACTCCGCCCGCAGCAGGCCGCCCAGGAACCCGAACCGGACCTGAGCCCCTGGTTCGAGGCCCCCCAGCAGATCGAGTACCAGGGCGGCTACAACCCCGACTACGACCCCGCGGAGCAGTACAACCGCTGGTACGAGGAACAGATCGAGGCCGAGCAGTACGAGCTCCAGCAGATCCAGTACGAGGAGCCTCCCAGGGAGCCCTCGATGGAGGAGACCGGCAGCTTTCCCATCCCGGTGAGCAGCGGCCGTACCCGGGAACTCGGCGAGGGCGGCGGCACCCCGGAGCCGACGGAGGAAGACTTCTACCAGGTCTTCAAGAAGTCGATAGACGGCAGCTACCCCTCCCCCGGCCAGCTCAGGGGTGACGTGGAAGCGACGTACGGCGTCGTGCTCCCGCAGCGCGAGGCCGAGCGCATGGTCAACCGCTTCACGAACCGCCACACCGCGGAACTCCAGGAAGACCACATCGCCTGAGCCACCCGGACATGAGAAGGGGCCCTCCACGCCGGAGGGCCCCTCTTCCGTACCGCCAGTTACTCCCCGAGCAGCGCCCGGACCCGCTCCTGACCGACGGCCAGCAGCAGCGTGGGCAGCCGGGGCCCGGTGTCCCGGGAGACCAGCAGCCGGTACAGCAGGGCGAAGAAGGTCCGCTGGGCGGTCTTGATCTCGGCCGGCAGTTCCTTGGGCGTGGCGTCCGCGGAGAAACCGGCCTGCACCTTGGGCACGCCGTACACGAGGTGGGTGAGCCCGTCGAGCGACCAGTTCGAGGCGAGCCCGTCGAGCAGCAGCCGCAGCGACTGCTGGGAGGCCTCGTCGAGGGACTTCAGCAGCTCGGCGTCGGGTTCGTCCCGCACGATGGTCCGCTGGTCGGCGGGCACCTGCGTGTTGATCCAGGCCTCGGCCTTGTCGTACCGGGGCCGGGCCTCGTCCAGCGCCGACAGCGGGTTGTCGGGGTCCAGCTCGCTGAGGATCCGCAGCGCCTGGTCCTCGTGCCCGGCGGTGATGTCGGCGACGGAGGCGAGCGTCCGGTACGGCAGCACGCGCGCCGTCCGGGGCAGCTCCCGGCCGGCCGTACCCACCGCCCGCGCGTGTGCGGCCACGTCGGCCGGCAGCGCGGTGCCGTCGGCGACCTTGGCGTCCAGCTTGTCCCACTCGTCGTAGAGCCGCTGGATCTCCTGGTCGAAGGCGATCTTGAAGGACTGGTTGGGCCTGCGGCGGGCGTAGAGCCACCTCAGGAGCTGCGGCTCCATGATCTTCAGCGCGTCACCCGGGGTGGGCACCCCGCCCTTCGACGACGACATCTTCGCCATCCCGGAGATCCCGACGAAGGCGTACATGGGGCCGATCGGCTGCTTCCCGCCGAAGATCCCGACGATCTGCCCGCCGACCTGGAAC from Streptomyces sp. CC0208 carries:
- a CDS encoding DUF2637 domain-containing protein, with the protein product MQLTRMHRVLIGVVVFGAVIIAGIGFAGSYAAVRELAFQKGFGNFSYVLPIGIDAGICVLLALDLLLTWIRIPFPLLRQTAWLLTVATIAFNGAAAWPDPLGVGMHAVIPILFVVSVEAARHAIGRIADITADKHMEGVRLTRWLLSPIPTFLLWRRMKLWELRSYEQVIKLEQDRLVYQARLHSRFGRAWRRKAPVESLMPLRLARYGVPLAETAPAGLAAAGIEPVLLPPAPEITAGAAAPEPQRATPQGGQRPELDGALRPQQAAQEPEPDLSPWFEAPQQIEYQGGYNPDYDPAEQYNRWYEEQIEAEQYELQQIQYEEPPREPSMEETGSFPIPVSSGRTRELGEGGGTPEPTEEDFYQVFKKSIDGSYPSPGQLRGDVEATYGVVLPQREAERMVNRFTNRHTAELQEDHIA
- a CDS encoding SDR family NAD(P)-dependent oxidoreductase, with amino-acid sequence MASAAPSPASRIAIVTGASSGIGAATARQLAAAGYRVVLTARRKDRIEALAEEINAAGHQATAYQLDVTDRAAVDEFATAFKTVGVLVNNAGGALGADPVATGDPADWRTMYETNVIGTLNLTQALLPKLDASGDGTVVVVSSTAGHGTYEGGGGYVAAKHGAHVIAETLRLEIVGRPVRVIEIAPGMVKTDEFALTRFGGDQEKAERVYQGVAEPLTADDVADTITWAVTRPSHVNVDLLVLRPRAQASNTKVHRDL
- a CDS encoding DUF3558 domain-containing protein, producing MLIAAGCSSDSGSGDSGSGSGGDKAAGAGATVSASASAAPTVQAAAYKSLPESCGVLSSKTLKSLVPKASKSGKKGTSEAGTRGSCSWSSLDNNGVKGSQFRWLNVSLLRFESDSSRGTGEAQAQKYYEQQIQDAQSVAGAKNAKSQAVSGTGDAATLVRYDLKKKEGAFKQQTVVTRVENVVVTVDYNGAGLAGDKAPSSDTLAKLAERAAKETVTAVSAANGEGAASPAPSDSASGSKAPSKSAAPSKSATESASKSASPSKSAAKTS
- a CDS encoding RtcB family protein, which codes for MSYVEMPGAKVPIRMWTDPATVEDVALQQLRNVATLPWIKGLAVMPDVHYGKGATVGSVIAMQGAVCPAAVGVDIGCGMSAVKTSLTANDLPGDLSRLRSKIEQAIPVGRGMHDSPVEPGRFHGLATAGWDDFWGRFEGVADAVKFRHERAGKQMGTLGSGNHFVEVCTDTTGSVWLMLHSGSRNIGKELAEHHIGVAQKLPHNQGLVDRDLAVFIAQTPQMAAYRNDLFWAQEYAKYNRTIMMALLKDVVRKEFKKAKPTFEQEISAHHNYVAEERYDGMDLLVTRKGAIRAGSGEYGIIPGSMGTGSYIVKGLGNEKAFNSASHGAGRRMSRNAAKRRFSTRDLEEQTRGVECRKDSGVVDEIPGAYKSIDQVIDQQRDLVEVVAKLKQVVCVKG